The following are encoded together in the Poseidonibacter lekithochrous genome:
- the rplB gene encoding 50S ribosomal protein L2: MAIRKFRPITPARRFMSVMDTSDITSKPTVRSLLVRVKASAGRNNNGRITSRHKEAGAKKLYRIIDFKRNKFGVEGTVSTIEYDPYRNCRICLVTYLDGDKRYILQPSGLTVGDKVTAAESGLDILPGNAMRLINIPVGTMVHNIEMKPGKGGQIARSAGGYAQIMGREDKYVILRLPSGEMRKILGVCIATIGIVGNEDFSNMVIGKAGRSRHLGKRPQTRGSAMNPIDHPHGGGEGKTNSGRHPVTPWGMPTKGYKTRKKKASDKLIISRKKK; this comes from the coding sequence ATGGCAATTAGAAAATTTAGACCAATAACTCCTGCAAGAAGATTTATGTCAGTTATGGATACTTCTGATATTACTTCTAAACCAACAGTTAGATCTTTACTTGTAAGAGTTAAAGCTAGTGCTGGTAGAAATAATAACGGTAGAATCACTTCTAGACACAAAGAAGCAGGTGCTAAAAAATTATATAGAATTATTGATTTCAAAAGAAACAAGTTTGGTGTAGAAGGTACAGTATCAACTATTGAGTACGACCCATACAGAAACTGTAGAATTTGTTTAGTTACTTACTTAGATGGTGATAAGAGATATATCTTACAACCTTCTGGATTAACAGTTGGTGACAAAGTTACTGCTGCTGAATCTGGATTAGATATTTTACCAGGTAATGCTATGAGACTTATCAACATCCCAGTTGGTACTATGGTTCATAACATTGAAATGAAGCCAGGTAAAGGTGGACAAATCGCTAGATCTGCTGGTGGATATGCTCAAATTATGGGTAGAGAAGACAAGTATGTTATCTTAAGATTACCTTCTGGTGAAATGAGAAAAATTCTTGGTGTTTGTATCGCTACTATCGGTATTGTTGGAAATGAAGATTTCTCTAACATGGTAATCGGTAAAGCTGGTAGAAGTAGACACTTAGGTAAAAGACCTCAAACTAGAGGTTCTGCAATGAACCCTATTGATCACCCACACGGTGGTGGTGAAGGTAAGACTAACTCGGGTAGACATCCTGTAACTCCATGGGGTATGCCAACTAAAGGTTATAAAACTAGAAAGAAAAAAGCTAGTGATAAACTAATCATTTCAAGAAAAAAGAAGTAA
- the rpsS gene encoding 30S ribosomal protein S19: protein MSRSIKKGPFIDAHLLKKVIKANEANDKKPIKTWSRRSMILPDMIGLTFTVHNGRNFVPVNVTENHVGYKLGEFAPTRTFKGHKGSVQRKA from the coding sequence ATGTCAAGATCAATAAAAAAAGGTCCATTTATAGACGCGCACCTATTAAAGAAAGTTATCAAAGCTAACGAAGCTAATGATAAAAAACCAATCAAAACTTGGTCAAGAAGATCTATGATCTTACCAGACATGATCGGATTAACTTTCACTGTGCATAATGGTAGAAACTTCGTGCCTGTAAATGTTACAGAAAACCACGTAGGATACAAATTAGGTGAATTTGCACCAACTAGAACATTCAAGGGCCATAAAGGTTCTGTTCAAAGAAAGGCGTAA
- the rplV gene encoding 50S ribosomal protein L22: protein MARAILKFIRLSPTKARLIAREVQGMNAEYAIASLAFTPNKAAGIISKVIASAVANAGLEPEEAIITSARVDKGPVLKRFTPRARGSASPKHKPTAHIMIEVAAAEKGDK, encoded by the coding sequence ATGGCAAGAGCAATATTAAAATTTATTAGACTTTCTCCAACAAAAGCAAGATTAATTGCTAGAGAAGTTCAAGGTATGAACGCTGAATATGCAATCGCATCATTAGCATTTACACCTAACAAAGCTGCTGGAATCATTTCTAAAGTTATCGCATCTGCTGTTGCAAATGCTGGTTTAGAACCTGAAGAAGCAATTATTACATCTGCTAGAGTTGATAAAGGTCCAGTTCTTAAGAGATTTACTCCAAGAGCTAGAGGTTCTGCTTCACCTAAGCATAAACCAACTGCACATATTATGATTGAAGTAGCTGCTGCTGAAAAAGGAGACAAGTAA
- the rpsC gene encoding 30S ribosomal protein S3: MGQKVNPIGLRLGINRNWESRWFPKFSTMPANVSEDDKIRKFVKKELYYAGVAQTIVERTAKKIRVTIVAARPGIIIGKKGADVEKLKVNLAKLVGKEIAVNIKEERKPQLSGQLSAENVAQQLERRVAFRRAMKRVMQNALKSGAKGIKVSVSGRLGGAEMARTEWYLEGRVPLHTLRARIDYGFAEAHTTYGCIGIKVWIFKGEVLAKGIPAEKTTEDAKPKRRPQKRRGK, translated from the coding sequence ATGGGTCAAAAAGTTAATCCAATAGGTTTAAGACTTGGTATCAATAGAAACTGGGAATCAAGATGGTTTCCAAAATTTTCTACTATGCCTGCTAATGTTTCTGAAGATGATAAAATCAGAAAATTCGTTAAAAAAGAATTATACTACGCTGGTGTAGCTCAAACTATTGTAGAAAGAACTGCAAAGAAAATTAGAGTTACTATCGTTGCTGCAAGACCTGGTATCATTATTGGTAAAAAAGGTGCAGACGTAGAAAAGTTAAAAGTAAACTTAGCTAAATTAGTTGGTAAAGAAATTGCTGTTAACATTAAAGAAGAGAGAAAACCACAATTATCTGGTCAATTATCTGCTGAAAACGTTGCTCAACAATTAGAAAGAAGAGTTGCATTCAGAAGAGCTATGAAAAGAGTTATGCAAAATGCTCTTAAATCTGGTGCTAAAGGTATCAAGGTTTCTGTTTCTGGTAGACTTGGTGGAGCTGAAATGGCTAGAACTGAGTGGTACTTAGAAGGTAGAGTTCCTTTACATACTTTAAGAGCTAGAATCGATTACGGTTTTGCTGAAGCTCATACAACTTATGGTTGTATTGGTATTAAAGTTTGGATCTTCAAAGGTGAGGTACTTGCTAAAGGTATTCCTGCTGAAAAAACAACTGAAGACGCTAAACCAAAAAGAAGACCACAAAAGAGAAGAGGTAAATAA
- the rplP gene encoding 50S ribosomal protein L16 — protein MLMPKRTKYRKQMKGRNRGKAFRGNSLAYGEIGLKAVEHGRIDSRQIEASRVAMTRKVKRQAKVWIMVFPDKPLTAKPLETRMGKGKGAVDKWVMNIKPGRICFEMAGVSEELAREALTLAMHKLPFKTKIVTKDSENELY, from the coding sequence ATGTTAATGCCTAAAAGAACTAAATACAGAAAGCAAATGAAAGGTCGAAACAGAGGTAAAGCTTTTAGAGGTAACTCTTTAGCTTACGGTGAGATCGGTCTTAAAGCTGTTGAGCACGGAAGAATTGATTCTAGACAAATCGAAGCTTCAAGAGTTGCGATGACAAGAAAAGTTAAAAGACAAGCTAAAGTATGGATTATGGTATTCCCTGATAAGCCTCTTACTGCTAAACCATTAGAAACAAGAATGGGTAAAGGTAAAGGTGCTGTAGATAAGTGGGTAATGAACATTAAGCCAGGTAGAATTTGTTTTGAAATGGCTGGTGTATCTGAAGAATTAGCTAGAGAAGCTTTAACTTTAGCAATGCATAAATTACCATTCAAAACTAAAATTGTAACAAAAGATAGCGAAAATGAACTATACTGA
- the rpmC gene encoding 50S ribosomal protein L29 translates to MNYTDLKDKSLQELSELLKEKKVLLFELKAKLKTMQLTNTSELRVAKKDIAKIQTAMTAAKAN, encoded by the coding sequence ATGAACTATACTGATTTAAAAGATAAAAGCTTACAAGAGCTTTCAGAATTATTAAAAGAGAAAAAGGTGCTTCTTTTTGAATTAAAAGCTAAGCTAAAAACTATGCAGTTAACTAATACGTCTGAATTAAGAGTAGCGAAGAAAGATATCGCAAAAATTCAAACAGCTATGACTGCTGCTAAAGCTAACTAA
- the rpsQ gene encoding 30S ribosomal protein S17 — translation MTHKREIQGVVVKVSGDKTASVLVTRSVLHPRYHKTVKRFKKYLIHDERNELNEGDTVIAIECRPLSKTKSFRLKTIVATGVK, via the coding sequence ATGACACACAAAAGAGAGATTCAAGGTGTAGTGGTAAAAGTTTCTGGAGATAAAACTGCTTCTGTATTAGTTACTAGATCAGTTTTACACCCAAGATATCACAAGACTGTAAAAAGATTTAAAAAATATTTAATTCATGACGAAAGAAACGAATTAAACGAAGGTGACACGGTAATTGCTATTGAGTGTAGACCTTTATCAAAAACTAAATCTTTCAGATTAAAGACTATTGTAGCTACAGGAGTTAAATAA
- the rplN gene encoding 50S ribosomal protein L14, with protein MIQSFTRLNVADNTGAKQIMCIKVLGGSKRRYASVGDVIVASVKKALPTGKVKKGQVVKAVVVRTHKEVQRENGSLIRFDDNAAVILDAKKDPIGTRIFGPVAREVRYSGFMKIVSLAPEVL; from the coding sequence ATGATTCAAAGTTTTACTAGATTAAACGTAGCTGACAACACTGGTGCTAAACAAATTATGTGTATCAAAGTTCTTGGTGGTTCTAAGAGAAGATATGCATCTGTAGGTGACGTTATCGTTGCTTCAGTTAAAAAAGCCTTACCAACTGGAAAAGTTAAAAAAGGTCAAGTAGTTAAAGCAGTAGTTGTTAGAACTCATAAAGAAGTTCAAAGAGAAAACGGTTCATTAATTAGATTCGACGACAACGCAGCAGTTATTTTAGATGCTAAGAAAGATCCAATCGGAACTAGAATCTTTGGACCAGTTGCTAGAGAAGTTAGATATTCAGGTTTCATGAAAATCGTTTCACTTGCACCGGAGGTATTATAA
- the rplX gene encoding 50S ribosomal protein L24 codes for MAIKLKIKKGDTVKIIAGDDKGKTGEVLAVLPSKGKVIVKDCKVAKKTVKPDQEKHPEGGFVNKEMPIDISNVAKVEGE; via the coding sequence ATGGCAATCAAGTTAAAAATCAAAAAAGGTGATACTGTAAAAATTATCGCTGGTGATGACAAAGGTAAAACTGGTGAAGTTTTAGCTGTTTTACCTTCAAAAGGTAAAGTAATCGTTAAAGATTGTAAAGTTGCTAAAAAAACTGTTAAGCCTGATCAAGAAAAACACCCAGAAGGTGGATTCGTGAACAAAGAAATGCCTATTGACATTTCTAATGTAGCTAAAGTAGAAGGTGAGTAA
- the rplE gene encoding 50S ribosomal protein L5, with the protein MASRLLEKYKAEIKPALEAEFAKNKMLTAKLDKVVISVGAGEAMKDSKLMQNMQDTISLIAGQKAVKVIAKKSVAGFKVREGYPVGVKVTLRGEQMYNFLDKLCSIALPRVKDFRGLNKNGFDGRGNFNFGLDEQLMFPEVVYDDIIKTHGMNISVSTTANNDAEAFRLLELVGIPFTKGKA; encoded by the coding sequence ATGGCATCAAGACTATTAGAAAAATATAAAGCTGAAATCAAACCAGCTTTAGAAGCGGAATTTGCTAAAAACAAAATGTTAACTGCTAAGTTAGACAAAGTAGTTATCTCTGTTGGTGCTGGTGAAGCAATGAAAGATTCTAAGTTAATGCAAAACATGCAAGATACTATTTCTTTAATCGCTGGTCAAAAAGCTGTTAAAGTTATTGCTAAGAAATCAGTTGCTGGTTTTAAAGTAAGAGAAGGTTATCCTGTAGGTGTTAAAGTTACACTTAGAGGTGAGCAAATGTATAACTTCTTAGATAAACTTTGTTCAATTGCATTACCAAGAGTTAAGGATTTTAGAGGTCTTAACAAAAATGGTTTTGATGGTAGAGGAAACTTCAACTTCGGATTAGATGAGCAATTAATGTTCCCAGAAGTTGTATATGATGATATTATTAAAACACACGGTATGAACATCTCGGTTTCTACAACTGCTAATAACGATGCTGAAGCGTTTAGATTATTAGAATTAGTTGGGATTCCATTTACAAAAGGAAAAGCGTAA
- a CDS encoding type Z 30S ribosomal protein S14: MAKKSMIAKQKRTPKFSSRAYTRCNVCGRPHSVYRDFGLCRVCLRKMANEGLLPGVRKASW, encoded by the coding sequence ATGGCAAAGAAGTCTATGATTGCAAAACAAAAGAGAACTCCTAAGTTCTCTTCAAGAGCATACACAAGATGTAATGTTTGTGGAAGACCACACTCTGTTTACAGAGATTTCGGTTTATGTAGAGTTTGTTTAAGAAAAATGGCTAACGAAGGTTTATTACCTGGTGTTAGAAAAGCTAGTTGGTAG
- the rpsH gene encoding 30S ribosomal protein S8, which yields MMNDIIADALTRIRNAALRKLDVTTLLHSGSVVGILNVLQQKEYITGFKVIDGQNNKKSIQVELKYDDNEKSVINEITRVSKPGRRVYKNASEIKNFKNGYGTIIVSTNKGVIANDEAFAANVGGEVLCTVW from the coding sequence ATGATGAATGATATAATCGCAGATGCTTTAACAAGAATTAGAAATGCAGCACTAAGAAAATTAGATGTTACTACTTTATTACACTCTGGATCAGTTGTTGGTATTTTAAATGTACTACAACAAAAAGAGTATATTACTGGATTCAAAGTTATTGATGGGCAAAATAATAAAAAGTCGATTCAAGTTGAATTAAAATACGATGACAATGAAAAATCAGTAATTAACGAAATTACTAGAGTTTCTAAACCAGGTAGAAGAGTTTACAAAAACGCTTCTGAAATTAAAAACTTTAAAAACGGTTACGGTACTATTATTGTTTCTACTAACAAAGGTGTGATTGCTAATGATGAAGCTTTCGCTGCTAATGTTGGTGGTGAAGTACTTTGTACTGTTTGGTAG
- the rplF gene encoding 50S ribosomal protein L6 — protein sequence MSRIGKKPIAIPSGIEVSVNGTVIDVKKGNKTSSVETHGRVGIEIADNSVNLERVGDSKESSAFWGTYRALLNNAIEGLNKGFQKSLEINGVGYRAAVKGKVLELQLGYSHPINFEIEEGLEISVEKNIVHVKGADKQQVGQAAAIIRGFRKPEPYKGKGVKYTDETIVRKAGKTAK from the coding sequence ATGTCTAGAATTGGAAAAAAACCTATCGCTATCCCTTCAGGGATTGAAGTATCAGTTAATGGTACAGTTATCGATGTAAAAAAAGGTAACAAAACTTCTTCTGTTGAAACACATGGAAGAGTAGGAATTGAAATTGCTGATAACAGTGTTAATTTAGAAAGAGTTGGAGATTCTAAAGAATCTTCTGCTTTCTGGGGAACATACAGAGCATTATTAAACAACGCTATCGAAGGATTAAATAAAGGTTTCCAAAAATCTTTAGAGATCAACGGTGTTGGTTATAGAGCTGCTGTTAAAGGTAAAGTTTTAGAACTACAACTAGGTTATTCTCACCCAATTAATTTCGAAATCGAAGAAGGTTTAGAAATTTCTGTTGAGAAAAACATCGTTCACGTTAAAGGTGCTGACAAACAACAAGTTGGTCAAGCTGCTGCAATCATTAGAGGCTTTAGAAAACCAGAACCGTACAAAGGTAAAGGTGTTAAATATACTGACGAGACTATCGTTAGAAAAGCCGGAAAAACTGCTAAGTAA
- the rplR gene encoding 50S ribosomal protein L18: MSRAKDLAKKNSLRIKRKKRVRGNIFGTSELPRVTVFKSNKFLSAQAINDVEGVTLASVSSQSMNLNVNKENAVKVAAQFAEALKAAGIETVVFDRNGYLYHGVVAAFADALRDNGIKL; this comes from the coding sequence ATGAGTAGAGCAAAAGATTTAGCAAAAAAGAATTCATTAAGAATTAAGAGAAAAAAAAGAGTTAGAGGAAATATCTTTGGAACTTCTGAGTTACCAAGAGTTACTGTTTTCAAATCTAACAAATTTTTAAGTGCGCAAGCAATTAATGATGTTGAAGGTGTTACTTTAGCATCAGTTAGTTCTCAATCAATGAACTTAAACGTGAACAAAGAAAATGCAGTTAAAGTAGCAGCGCAATTCGCTGAAGCTTTAAAAGCAGCTGGTATTGAAACAGTAGTATTTGATAGAAATGGTTACCTTTATCATGGTGTAGTTGCAGCATTCGCTGACGCACTTAGAGATAACGGTATCAAATTATAA
- the rpsE gene encoding 30S ribosomal protein S5, whose product MAVNREDFQEAIVKIGRVTKVVKGGRRFRFTALVVVGDKQGTVGFGTGKAKEVPDAIKKALDDAFKSLVKVNIHGTTIAHDIEHKYNASKILLKPASEGTGLIAGGAARPVLELSGVKDIIAKSLGSNNPNNLVQATVEALARIKG is encoded by the coding sequence ATGGCAGTAAATAGAGAAGACTTTCAAGAAGCAATCGTTAAAATCGGTAGAGTAACAAAAGTTGTAAAGGGTGGTAGAAGATTTAGATTTACTGCTCTTGTAGTTGTTGGTGATAAACAAGGTACTGTTGGTTTCGGTACTGGTAAAGCTAAAGAAGTTCCTGATGCTATTAAAAAAGCATTAGACGACGCATTCAAATCTTTAGTAAAAGTTAATATTCATGGTACAACTATTGCACATGATATTGAACATAAATATAACGCAAGTAAAATCTTACTTAAGCCTGCATCTGAGGGTACAGGACTTATCGCTGGTGGAGCTGCAAGACCTGTTCTTGAGCTTTCTGGTGTTAAAGATATTATTGCTAAATCTTTAGGTTCAAACAATCCAAATAACTTAGTACAAGCTACTGTTGAAGCTTTAGCTAGAATTAAAGGATAG
- the rplO gene encoding 50S ribosomal protein L15 gives MVLENLQPAAGSTKNRKRVGRGQGSGMGKTSTRGQKGQKSRSGYKIKRGFEGGQMPMQKRLPKIGFFSRVVKPYSINVDKVKQVAALEEITLESIKSVYKLSKSIVKVKLVGSTAKDLASKIKDENVTTTGK, from the coding sequence ATGGTATTAGAAAATTTACAACCAGCAGCTGGTAGTACAAAAAACAGAAAAAGAGTTGGTAGAGGTCAAGGTTCAGGAATGGGTAAGACTTCTACAAGAGGTCAAAAAGGTCAAAAATCTAGATCTGGTTACAAAATCAAGAGAGGATTCGAAGGTGGTCAAATGCCAATGCAAAAAAGACTTCCTAAAATCGGTTTCTTCTCAAGAGTTGTTAAGCCTTACTCTATCAATGTTGATAAAGTAAAACAAGTTGCTGCACTTGAAGAAATTACACTTGAGTCAATCAAGTCTGTATATAAATTATCTAAATCTATTGTTAAAGTTAAATTAGTAGGTTCTACTGCTAAAGATTTAGCATCTAAGATTAAAGACGAAAACGTTACTACAACTGGTAAATAG
- the secY gene encoding preprotein translocase subunit SecY: protein MSKDLINKILITLGFIFLYRLLAYVPVPGVNIDVVKEFFDSNANNALGLVNMFSGNAVERLSIISLGIMPYITASIIMELLAATFPALGKMKKERDGMQKYMQIIRYTTIVITLIQSIGVSMGLNSLTGQSGQSAISIDMDTFVAVSSISMLTGTMLLMWIGEQITQKGIGNGISLIIFAGIVSAIPSAIGGTIDLVNNGQMNFLTVIAIVVIILATVGAIIYVELAERRVPVSYSRKVMMQNQKKRVMNYIPIKLNLAGVIPAIFASAILMFPATVLQGSQNPILVAIADYLSPSSYTFNVFMFLFVVFFAFFYASITFNAKDISENLKKQGGFIPGVRPGGSTAEFLNETASRLTFWGALYLGAISTVPWLVVKAMGVPFYFGGVAVLIVVQVAIDTMRKIEAQQYQSKYETLSAVGL from the coding sequence ATGAGTAAAGATCTAATAAATAAGATACTTATTACATTAGGTTTTATATTTCTTTACAGGTTACTGGCATACGTGCCAGTTCCTGGGGTTAATATAGACGTAGTAAAAGAATTCTTTGATTCAAATGCAAACAATGCATTAGGTCTTGTTAATATGTTCAGTGGTAATGCAGTTGAAAGACTGTCTATTATATCACTTGGAATTATGCCTTACATTACAGCTTCTATTATTATGGAATTATTAGCTGCTACTTTCCCTGCACTTGGTAAAATGAAAAAAGAGAGAGATGGGATGCAAAAATACATGCAAATCATCAGATATACTACTATTGTTATTACATTAATTCAATCAATTGGTGTGTCAATGGGTCTTAATTCATTAACTGGTCAAAGTGGTCAAAGCGCTATATCTATTGATATGGATACTTTCGTTGCTGTATCTTCAATCTCTATGTTAACTGGTACGATGCTTCTTATGTGGATTGGTGAACAAATCACACAAAAAGGTATTGGAAACGGTATTTCATTAATTATCTTCGCTGGTATTGTATCTGCAATTCCTAGTGCTATTGGTGGAACTATTGATTTAGTTAATAATGGTCAAATGAACTTCTTAACAGTAATTGCAATTGTAGTTATTATTTTAGCAACAGTTGGTGCTATTATTTATGTTGAGCTAGCAGAAAGAAGAGTTCCTGTTTCATATTCAAGAAAAGTAATGATGCAAAATCAAAAGAAAAGAGTTATGAACTATATTCCTATTAAGTTAAACTTAGCAGGTGTTATTCCAGCGATTTTCGCGTCAGCAATTTTAATGTTCCCTGCTACTGTACTACAAGGTTCTCAAAATCCGATCCTTGTTGCAATCGCAGATTACTTAAGTCCTAGTTCGTATACATTTAATGTATTTATGTTCCTATTCGTAGTTTTCTTTGCCTTCTTCTATGCGTCGATCACATTCAACGCAAAAGATATCTCAGAAAATTTAAAGAAGCAAGGTGGATTTATCCCTGGTGTTAGACCTGGTGGTAGTACAGCTGAATTCTTAAATGAAACTGCAAGTAGATTAACATTCTGGGGTGCGTTATATTTAGGTGCTATTTCAACTGTACCTTGGCTTGTAGTAAAAGCTATGGGAGTTCCATTCTATTTTGGTGGAGTTGCTGTACTTATCGTTGTTCAAGTAGCAATCGATACTATGAGAAAAATTGAAGCACAACAGTATCAGAGTAAATACGAAACTCTTAGTGCAGTAGGTCTATAA
- the map gene encoding type I methionyl aminopeptidase: MAIPLRKPNEIAKLRTAGLAVAKTLKYLEENVKAGMTLKEVDAIGEKFLRNLGARPSFKGLYGFPAAVCTSLNEVIIHGIPSDTVLKEGDILGLDIGSEIDGWYGDAAITMPIGKISKEDGELIACAKDSLYHAIDIIHEGMRFKELSQAIEKFIVDRGYQPLIRFCGHGIGKKPHGEPEIPNYLESSNAKSGPKIKNGMVFCLEPMITQKMREPVILDNDWDVVSSDRLRGSHYEHTVAVVDGKAVILSKVEE; the protein is encoded by the coding sequence ATGGCTATTCCATTAAGAAAACCAAACGAAATTGCAAAGCTTCGTACAGCAGGTCTTGCTGTTGCGAAGACTTTAAAATACTTAGAAGAAAATGTTAAAGCTGGCATGACTTTGAAAGAAGTTGACGCCATTGGTGAGAAGTTCCTAAGAAATTTAGGAGCTAGACCATCTTTTAAAGGCTTATACGGCTTTCCTGCCGCAGTATGTACTTCTTTAAATGAAGTAATTATTCACGGTATACCATCTGACACTGTTCTTAAAGAAGGTGATATTTTAGGTCTAGATATTGGATCTGAAATTGATGGATGGTATGGTGATGCTGCAATTACTATGCCTATTGGAAAAATATCAAAAGAAGATGGAGAGTTAATTGCTTGTGCAAAAGACTCTTTATATCATGCTATTGATATTATTCATGAAGGTATGAGATTTAAAGAATTATCACAAGCAATTGAAAAATTTATTGTTGATAGGGGTTACCAACCACTAATTAGATTTTGTGGTCATGGTATTGGTAAAAAACCTCATGGTGAACCAGAAATTCCAAATTACTTGGAATCTTCTAATGCAAAATCTGGACCGAAGATTAAAAACGGAATGGTATTTTGTTTAGAACCTATGATCACTCAAAAGATGCGAGAACCAGTTATTTTAGATAATGATTGGGACGTTGTTTCTTCTGATAGATTAAGAGGAAGTCATTATGAGCATACAGTCGCTGTAGTAGATGGAAAAGCAGTAATTTTATCTAAAGTAGAAGAGTAA
- the infA gene encoding translation initiation factor IF-1, producing MAKDDVIVIDGKVIEALPNAMFRVELDNGHVVLCHISGKMRMHYIKILPNDKVKVEITPYSLDKGRITHRYK from the coding sequence GTGGCAAAAGATGATGTAATTGTAATAGATGGGAAAGTAATTGAAGCTTTACCTAATGCAATGTTTAGAGTTGAGTTAGATAACGGACATGTAGTATTATGTCATATCTCAGGAAAAATGAGAATGCACTATATTAAGATTTTACCAAATGATAAGGTTAAAGTAGAAATTACTCCTTATTCATTAGACAAAGGTAGAATCACACACAGATATAAGTAA
- a CDS encoding uracil-DNA glycosylase encodes MLKETILYNTLMTKLVKYKILRYLNFLDSIGYKYHKSFDFISNDINSTSLPNDLHNLKSTVDNCYLCEFSKTRKKAVFGEGNPNAKIMFIGETPTSIEDETGKIFVGRSGELLTKMIENVLKIKRESVYISNIIKCKPSNNKSTFKSEANLCKSYLFKEIELVKPDIIVTLGQEAYTYLTDEEQNLSMVRGQTINYRNMILVPTFHPSFLLRNPSSKKEAYVDMLKIKNLLESGN; translated from the coding sequence ATGCTAAAAGAAACAATTTTGTACAATACTCTCATGACAAAATTAGTTAAATATAAAATATTACGTTATTTGAACTTCCTAGATTCAATTGGATATAAGTATCACAAATCATTTGATTTTATTTCAAATGACATTAATAGCACTAGTTTACCAAACGATTTGCATAACTTGAAATCAACAGTTGATAACTGTTATTTATGTGAATTTTCTAAAACAAGAAAAAAAGCAGTTTTTGGTGAAGGTAATCCTAATGCTAAAATTATGTTCATAGGTGAAACTCCTACTTCTATTGAAGATGAAACAGGAAAAATATTTGTTGGACGTTCAGGTGAACTTCTTACAAAAATGATAGAAAATGTATTAAAAATAAAAAGAGAGTCTGTTTATATATCAAATATTATAAAATGTAAACCTTCTAATAATAAAAGTACTTTTAAATCTGAGGCTAACTTATGTAAGAGTTATCTTTTTAAAGAGATTGAACTAGTTAAGCCTGATATTATTGTTACTTTAGGACAAGAAGCTTATACATATTTAACAGATGAAGAACAAAATCTTTCAATGGTTAGAGGTCAAACAATAAATTATAGAAATATGATTTTAGTGCCTACTTTCCATCCTTCTTTTTTATTAAGAAATCCTTCTTCAAAAAAAGAGGCTTATGTAGATATGTTAAAAATAAAGAATTTATTGGAGAGTGGAAATTGA